Below is a window of Micromonospora chersina DNA.
GACCAGCTTGTGCACGAGGTCGGCCCGGGACACGTTGCCACCCTGGGCCGCCGCCGACCAGCGCGGCTGCTCCCAGTGCCCGACCTGTCGGACCAGCAGTGTCACGGCCCGGTCCAGTTCCGCTGCGCTCATCGCGGCCGAGTCTACGACGGCTCCAGGTCGCGGCGCGGCGCCGAGCTGGAGTCGTCGTACGGTCAGCGGCGGACGTAGCTGAGCAGGCGGAGGATCTGCCAGTACAGGAAGATCAGCCCGACCAGCAGCCCGAACGCGCAGAACCAGGCGTACCGGCGGGGCAGGCCGTTGCGGGCCGACCGCTCGACCAGGTCGAAGTCGAGCACGAAGCTGAGCGCCCCGGCGATGATGGCCACCACCGAGAAGAGGTACGGCAGCCAGCCGACCCGCGCCGTGAGGCTGTAGACCTCGATGCCCTGCTTCCCGGTGAGCAGGTAGGTGACCAGGTTGACCAGGCCGATGGCCACGATGCCGATGAGCGTGCCGAGCACCAGCCGGGCCAGCCGCGGCGTGGCCCGGACCAGCCGGGCCCGGTAGAGCAGCGCCATGCCGAGGAAGACCCCGAAGGTGCCGATCACCGCCTGCGCCACGATGCCCGGGTAGACCAGTTCGAAGGCGCGGCTGGCCACCCCGAGCAGCAGGCCCTGGAGCACCGCGTAGCCGGCGATCAGCGCCGGGTTGGTGATCTGCTTCAGCGAGATGACAAGCACCAGCACGAGGCTGGCCAGGGCGCTGCCGGCCAGCGCCGCGGAGATCCACACCGCCTGCGGCACGAGCACCCAGGCCACCGCCGCGGTGACGCCGGTGAGCAGCAGCAGCCCGACCGTCCGGCT
It encodes the following:
- a CDS encoding Bax inhibitor-1/YccA family protein, which produces MRSANPVLDRLDDVGRTERQVLGTGAAETMTVADVASRTVGLLLLTGVTAAVAWVLVPQAVWISAALAGSALASLVLVLVISLKQITNPALIAGYAVLQGLLLGVASRAFELVYPGIVAQAVIGTFGVFLGMALLYRARLVRATPRLARLVLGTLIGIVAIGLVNLVTYLLTGKQGIEVYSLTARVGWLPYLFSVVAIIAGALSFVLDFDLVERSARNGLPRRYAWFCAFGLLVGLIFLYWQILRLLSYVRR